From Pseudonocardia autotrophica, one genomic window encodes:
- the alaS gene encoding alanine--tRNA ligase: MQTHEIVRRFTAHFEQAGHTPVPSASLILEDPQLLFVNAGMVQFKPYFLGDVPAPYPRATSIQKCVRTPDIDEVGKTTRHTTFFQMAGNFSFGDYFKRGAIEFAWSLITRSQDDGGYGFDPEIIWVTVYHDDDEAIALWKEIAGLPEERIQRRGGDDNYWDMGVPGPGGPCSEIYVDRGPEFGAEGGPEADEDRYLEIWNLVFMQDERGPLSPKKGHPPIGTLPHKNIDTGMGVERVAFLLQGVNNVYETDLVRPVIAKAEELSGKRYGAGGPEGEIDDVRFRVIADHARSSLMIIGDGVTPGNEGRGYVLRRLLRRVVRSARLLGITGPCLAEFAAVVRDAMSPTYPELATDFERISAVIRAEEDTFRATLTAGERIFSGAVEEARRTQRTVLPGDQAFQLHDTYGFPIDLTLEMAAEAGLTVDRERFTALMDSQRARAKADAAGRKVGFVDASVYRAVLDTHGATDFLGYQTCESESRVVGLLRDGATVPAAHEGEQVEVLLDRTPFYAEAGGQQADSGLLRGASFEVRVDDVQSPVAGLRVHRGVVTAGTVTLDAEVVAEVDRTRRSAISRAHTATHLVHAGVRGALGSTAAQAGSLNAPGRLRFDFTSPTGAVPPAALVEIEEEVNSVLQEDREIQTYETSIDEARTLGAMMLFGEKYGDRVRVVDMGDYSRELCGGTHVRRTGELGLVRVLSEASIGSGVRRVEALVGLDAFKHATTEHLLVNQLAEQLKARPEELPERINGIVERLRTAERDLEKHRADAVLASAGALAQQAEDLDGTALVAVTAPDGVGGNDLRTLAADVRGKLGERPGVVALFGVDGEKVSFVVATTKAARDNGIAAGKLIGEFAPAVGGRGGGKPDLAQGGGTDPSGVDAAIQKLRTAIRG, from the coding sequence GTGCAGACCCACGAGATCGTCCGCCGCTTCACCGCCCACTTCGAGCAGGCCGGGCACACGCCCGTGCCGAGCGCGTCGCTGATCCTCGAGGATCCGCAGCTGCTGTTCGTGAACGCGGGCATGGTCCAGTTCAAGCCGTACTTCCTGGGTGACGTGCCCGCGCCCTACCCGCGCGCCACCTCGATCCAGAAGTGCGTCCGCACCCCGGACATCGACGAGGTCGGCAAGACCACCCGGCACACCACGTTCTTCCAGATGGCCGGGAACTTCTCCTTCGGCGACTACTTCAAGCGCGGCGCCATCGAGTTCGCCTGGTCGCTGATCACCCGCAGCCAGGACGACGGCGGCTACGGCTTCGATCCGGAGATCATCTGGGTCACCGTCTACCACGACGACGACGAGGCCATCGCGCTCTGGAAGGAGATCGCCGGCCTGCCCGAGGAGCGCATCCAGCGCCGCGGCGGCGACGACAACTACTGGGACATGGGTGTGCCCGGCCCCGGTGGCCCCTGCTCGGAGATCTACGTCGACCGCGGCCCGGAGTTCGGCGCCGAGGGCGGCCCGGAGGCCGACGAGGACCGCTACCTCGAGATCTGGAACCTCGTCTTCATGCAGGACGAGCGCGGCCCGCTGTCCCCGAAGAAGGGGCACCCGCCGATCGGCACCCTGCCGCACAAGAACATCGACACCGGGATGGGTGTCGAGCGGGTCGCGTTCCTGCTGCAGGGCGTCAACAACGTCTACGAGACCGACCTGGTCCGCCCGGTGATTGCCAAGGCCGAGGAGCTGTCCGGCAAGCGCTACGGCGCGGGTGGCCCGGAGGGCGAGATCGACGACGTCCGCTTCCGCGTCATCGCCGACCACGCCCGCTCGTCGCTGATGATCATCGGCGACGGCGTGACCCCCGGCAACGAGGGCCGCGGCTACGTGCTGCGCCGGTTGCTGCGCCGGGTCGTGCGCTCGGCCCGGCTGCTCGGCATCACCGGGCCGTGCCTGGCCGAGTTCGCCGCCGTCGTGCGGGACGCCATGTCGCCCACCTACCCGGAGCTGGCCACCGACTTCGAGCGGATCTCCGCGGTGATCCGGGCCGAGGAGGACACCTTCCGGGCCACCCTCACCGCCGGTGAGCGGATCTTCTCGGGTGCGGTCGAGGAGGCCCGCCGCACGCAGCGCACCGTGCTGCCCGGCGACCAGGCGTTCCAGCTGCACGACACCTACGGGTTCCCGATCGACCTGACCCTGGAGATGGCCGCCGAGGCCGGGCTCACCGTCGACCGGGAGCGCTTCACCGCGCTGATGGACTCCCAGCGCGCGCGGGCCAAGGCCGACGCCGCCGGGCGCAAGGTCGGCTTCGTCGACGCCTCGGTCTACCGAGCGGTGCTCGACACGCACGGCGCCACCGACTTCCTCGGCTACCAGACGTGTGAGTCCGAGTCCCGCGTGGTCGGGCTGCTGCGCGACGGCGCCACCGTGCCCGCCGCGCACGAGGGCGAGCAGGTCGAGGTGCTGCTCGACCGCACCCCGTTCTACGCCGAGGCCGGCGGCCAGCAGGCCGACAGCGGCCTGCTGCGCGGCGCGTCCTTCGAGGTCCGGGTGGACGACGTCCAGTCCCCGGTGGCCGGGCTGCGGGTGCATCGCGGCGTCGTCACCGCCGGCACCGTGACCCTCGACGCCGAGGTCGTCGCCGAGGTCGACCGCACCCGCCGGTCCGCGATCTCGCGCGCGCACACCGCCACCCACCTGGTGCACGCCGGAGTCCGCGGCGCGCTGGGCAGCACCGCCGCCCAGGCCGGTTCGCTGAACGCCCCGGGCCGGTTGCGGTTCGACTTCACCTCGCCGACCGGCGCCGTGCCGCCCGCGGCGCTGGTCGAGATCGAGGAGGAGGTCAACTCGGTGCTCCAGGAGGACCGGGAGATCCAGACCTACGAGACCTCGATCGACGAGGCCCGCACGCTCGGCGCCATGATGCTGTTCGGCGAGAAGTACGGCGACCGCGTGCGCGTCGTCGACATGGGCGACTACTCGCGCGAGCTGTGCGGTGGCACGCACGTGCGCCGCACCGGCGAGCTTGGCCTGGTCCGGGTGCTGTCCGAGGCCTCCATCGGCTCCGGTGTGCGCCGGGTCGAGGCGCTCGTCGGGCTGGACGCCTTCAAGCACGCCACCACCGAGCACCTGCTGGTCAACCAGCTCGCCGAGCAGCTCAAGGCCCGCCCGGAGGAGCTGCCGGAGCGGATCAACGGGATCGTCGAGCGGCTGCGGACCGCCGAGCGCGACCTGGAGAAGCACCGCGCCGACGCCGTCCTGGCCTCGGCCGGGGCGCTGGCCCAGCAGGCCGAGGACCTCGACGGGACCGCCCTGGTCGCCGTCACCGCCCCGGACGGGGTCGGCGGCAACGACCTGCGGACCCTGGCCGCCGACGTCCGCGGCAAGCTGGGCGAGCGGCCCGGTGTGGTCGCGCTGTTCGGCGTCGACGGGGAGAAGGTGTCGTTCGTCGTCGCCACCACGAAGGCGGCCCGGGACAACGGGATCGCCGCCGGGAAGCTGATCGGCGAGTTCGCGCCCGCCGTCGGCGGTCGCGGCGGCGGCAAGCCCGACCTGGCGCAGGGCGGCGGCACCGACCCGTCCGGGGTCGACGCGGCGATCCAGAAGCTGCGCACCGCGATCCGCGGATGA
- the ruvX gene encoding Holliday junction resolvase RuvX — MTRERGRRLGIDVGAVRVGVAMCDPDGILATPVETVARGERDGTDEPAVRRIAELVAEHDVVGVVLGLPRNLRGEDGPAAQAALEFAAALEAGLEVPVELTDERMTTVVAARQLSGRGVKGRRQRAVVDQAAAVQILQGWLDAGR, encoded by the coding sequence ATGACCCGGGAGCGCGGCCGGCGCCTGGGCATCGACGTGGGCGCCGTGCGGGTCGGGGTCGCGATGTGCGATCCCGACGGGATCCTCGCCACCCCGGTGGAGACCGTCGCGCGCGGTGAGCGGGACGGTACCGACGAGCCCGCCGTGCGCCGGATCGCGGAGCTGGTGGCCGAGCACGACGTCGTCGGCGTCGTGCTCGGCCTGCCGCGCAACCTGCGCGGCGAGGACGGTCCGGCGGCGCAGGCCGCCCTCGAGTTCGCGGCCGCGCTGGAGGCCGGGCTGGAGGTCCCGGTCGAGCTCACCGACGAGCGGATGACGACCGTCGTCGCGGCCCGGCAGCTGTCCGGTCGTGGGGTCAAGGGGCGCCGGCAGCGGGCCGTGGTGGACCAGGCCGCGGCGGTGCAGATCCTGCAGGGCTGGCTGGACGCGGGGCGCTGA
- a CDS encoding endolytic transglycosylase MltG, with product MSAPVTAPPVRHRPTPVHYRRRRLALLASALLAGAVLVAVALFLSGPDDYVGSGSGSVVVRVQPGDSTSAIGDRLVTQDVVKSRAGFLEAAAREPDIQRVQPGFYELRSQMSGGSAVDGMLDPERRVGFMDVKGGVQIDDTSAPNGAVSSGVLSQISQATCLGGADGDPACTGVDELRAAMAAADPADLGVPEWAHAGYRNAAPERRMEGLVAPGPYDIDPQGAPADVLREVLTASAERLEAAGLSGEGAYRTLVVASIIEKEALDPDMPRVARVIENRLAVNQRLEMDSTVNYPLDVQALRTTAEARGTPGPYNTYMTTGLPPTPVASVSVTALQAAENPPDGPWLFFVRCTTEGESCFAANYDEHLANVARAREAGAF from the coding sequence GTGAGCGCCCCGGTGACCGCGCCGCCCGTCCGCCACCGCCCGACGCCCGTGCACTACCGCAGGCGGCGGCTGGCCCTGCTGGCCTCCGCGCTGCTCGCGGGCGCGGTCCTGGTGGCCGTGGCGCTGTTCCTGAGCGGCCCGGACGACTACGTCGGATCCGGCAGCGGCTCGGTCGTCGTCCGGGTGCAGCCGGGCGACTCCACCAGCGCCATCGGCGACCGGCTGGTCACCCAGGACGTCGTGAAGTCCCGGGCCGGGTTCCTGGAGGCCGCCGCCCGGGAGCCCGACATCCAGCGGGTCCAGCCCGGCTTCTACGAGCTCCGCTCGCAGATGTCCGGCGGCTCCGCGGTCGACGGCATGCTCGACCCGGAACGCCGGGTCGGATTCATGGACGTCAAGGGCGGGGTGCAGATCGACGACACCAGCGCCCCCAACGGCGCCGTCAGCTCCGGCGTGCTCTCCCAGATCTCCCAGGCGACCTGCCTCGGGGGTGCCGACGGCGATCCGGCCTGCACCGGCGTCGACGAGCTGCGGGCCGCGATGGCCGCCGCCGACCCGGCGGACCTGGGCGTGCCCGAGTGGGCGCACGCGGGTTACCGCAACGCCGCGCCCGAGCGCCGGATGGAGGGGCTCGTCGCCCCCGGGCCCTACGACATCGATCCGCAGGGCGCCCCGGCGGACGTGCTGCGCGAGGTCCTCACCGCATCGGCCGAGCGGCTGGAGGCGGCCGGGCTGAGCGGCGAGGGCGCCTACCGGACCCTGGTCGTGGCCTCGATCATCGAGAAGGAGGCCCTCGACCCGGACATGCCGAGGGTGGCCCGGGTGATCGAGAACCGGCTGGCCGTGAACCAGCGCCTGGAGATGGACTCGACGGTCAACTACCCGCTCGACGTGCAGGCGCTGCGCACCACCGCCGAGGCCAGAGGCACCCCGGGCCCGTACAACACCTACATGACCACCGGACTGCCGCCGACCCCGGTGGCCTCGGTGTCGGTCACCGCGCTGCAGGCCGCCGAGAACCCGCCGGACGGCCCGTGGCTGTTCTTCGTGCGCTGCACCACCGAGGGCGAGTCGTGCTTCGCCGCGAACTACGACGAGCACCTCGCCAACGTGGCCAGGGCCCGCGAGGCCGGCGCGTTCTGA
- a CDS encoding spermidine synthase, with protein MGTGTEVEHGIAELVQDPDRPQSWTLLLDGTAQSHVDLDDPEHLEFEYVRRIAHVTDLAAAPAVPLRVLHLGGGAWTLARYLAATRPGSAQTVVELDAALAELVAHRLPGPDESDGLRIVTAEARASLARFGAGAFDLVVLDVFAGARTPAQVTTAQFLQAVRRVLTPTGIHIANLGDGAPWPFLPGQIATAGAAFGELALIAAPDVLHGRRFGNLVLVGSDRGLPVPGLTRRAAADPFPARVLDDDETRALARGAAVVTDATAVPSPKPPAGFWGQ; from the coding sequence ATGGGCACCGGGACCGAGGTCGAGCACGGGATCGCCGAGCTGGTGCAGGACCCGGATCGTCCGCAGTCGTGGACCCTGCTGCTCGACGGCACCGCCCAGTCGCACGTGGACCTCGACGATCCCGAGCACCTGGAGTTCGAGTATGTCCGGCGGATCGCGCACGTCACCGACCTGGCCGCGGCGCCCGCGGTGCCGCTGCGGGTACTGCACCTCGGCGGCGGCGCATGGACGCTCGCCCGCTATCTGGCGGCCACCCGTCCCGGCTCGGCGCAGACCGTCGTCGAGCTGGACGCGGCGCTGGCCGAGCTGGTCGCGCACCGGCTCCCCGGCCCGGACGAGAGCGACGGGCTGCGGATCGTCACCGCGGAGGCCCGCGCGAGCCTCGCGAGGTTCGGGGCCGGCGCGTTCGATCTCGTCGTGCTCGACGTCTTCGCCGGTGCCCGCACCCCGGCCCAGGTGACGACGGCGCAGTTCCTGCAGGCCGTCCGGCGGGTGCTCACGCCCACCGGGATCCACATCGCGAACCTCGGCGACGGCGCGCCGTGGCCGTTCCTGCCCGGCCAGATCGCCACCGCCGGTGCCGCGTTCGGCGAGCTGGCCCTGATCGCGGCGCCGGACGTGCTGCACGGCCGCCGGTTCGGCAACCTCGTGCTGGTCGGCTCCGACCGCGGGCTCCCGGTGCCGGGGCTGACCCGCCGGGCCGCGGCCGATCCGTTCCCGGCCCGGGTGCTCGACGACGACGAGACCCGGGCGCTGGCCCGTGGCGCCGCCGTCGTCACCGACGCGACGGCCGTGCCGTCACCGAAGCCACCGGCCGGGTTCTGGGGGCAGTGA
- a CDS encoding prepilin peptidase, which translates to METHLLGLLTGGAAGVAAGMSTRYGLGRCARLSAPGCPAALAVGGAGLGLLVAGGLLGVRWLPLLAVLGWLAVAGTITDLAHRRLPNALTLPALPLVLLAAVPAGGPAVLRGAAGALLLGGAYAAVHLVSPVAMGAGDVKLAGPVGAAVAAPGWAGLPVAAGLAVLVSGVVAVLALLSGRAHRGSGLPHGPVLLGAALSAVLLAVTGTVTCSGAVICG; encoded by the coding sequence ATGGAGACCCACCTGCTCGGCCTGCTCACCGGTGGCGCCGCCGGGGTGGCCGCCGGGATGTCGACCCGGTACGGGCTGGGCCGGTGCGCCCGGCTCAGCGCGCCGGGCTGCCCGGCGGCACTGGCGGTGGGCGGCGCCGGGCTCGGGCTGCTCGTCGCGGGCGGGCTGCTCGGCGTCCGGTGGCTGCCGCTGCTCGCGGTGCTGGGCTGGCTCGCCGTCGCTGGCACGATCACCGATCTCGCGCACCGCCGGCTGCCGAACGCGCTGACCCTGCCGGCGTTGCCGCTGGTGCTGCTGGCCGCCGTCCCGGCCGGTGGCCCCGCGGTGCTGCGCGGGGCGGCCGGGGCGCTGCTGCTCGGCGGCGCCTACGCCGCGGTGCACCTGGTCTCCCCGGTGGCGATGGGCGCCGGCGACGTGAAGCTCGCCGGGCCGGTCGGGGCGGCGGTGGCCGCGCCGGGCTGGGCGGGGCTGCCGGTCGCGGCGGGACTGGCGGTGCTGGTGTCCGGGGTGGTCGCGGTGCTCGCCCTGCTGTCGGGGCGGGCGCACCGGGGCAGCGGTCTGCCGCACGGACCGGTGCTGCTCGGCGCGGCGCTGAGCGCGGTGCTCCTCGCCGTGACGGGGACCGTGACCTGCTCCGGGGCCGTGATCTGCGGGTGA
- the aroC gene encoding chorismate synthase, which translates to MLRWITAGESHGPALVGVLEGMVAGVGITTKELQAELARRKLGYGRSPRMAFEADELEVIGGLRHGITQGGPVAVRIANTEWPKWETVMAADPVDPELIANRARNAPLTRPRPGHADLAGMTKYGFDEARPVLERASARETAARVVLGTVAKAFLEQAFGVRIVSHVVAIGAVDTPDDEPLPGPDDLERIDANPVRAFTEASGAAMAAEIDAAHDAGDTLGGVIEVIAYGMPVGVGTYVQADRRLDARLASALMGIQAMKGVEIGDGFRTAHRRGSVAHDEMIPAGKPQEGPAGSVPVTRLTNRAGGIEGGMTNGEPVRVRVAMKPISTVPRALRTIDTVTGEEATAIHQRSDACAVPRAGVVVETMVALVLAQAALEKFGGDSLAETRRNVAGYLAGQDR; encoded by the coding sequence GTGCTGCGATGGATCACCGCCGGGGAGTCCCACGGCCCGGCCCTGGTGGGTGTGCTGGAAGGCATGGTCGCCGGAGTCGGGATCACCACGAAGGAACTGCAGGCCGAACTGGCCCGCCGCAAGCTCGGCTACGGCCGCAGCCCGCGGATGGCGTTCGAGGCCGATGAGCTCGAGGTGATCGGCGGTCTCCGGCACGGGATCACCCAGGGCGGCCCGGTCGCCGTGCGGATCGCGAACACCGAGTGGCCCAAGTGGGAGACCGTGATGGCGGCCGACCCGGTGGATCCGGAGCTGATCGCGAACCGGGCCCGCAACGCGCCGCTGACCCGGCCGCGGCCCGGGCACGCCGATCTCGCGGGCATGACCAAGTACGGGTTCGACGAGGCCCGCCCGGTGCTGGAGCGCGCCAGTGCCCGGGAGACCGCGGCCCGGGTGGTGCTCGGCACGGTGGCCAAGGCGTTCCTGGAGCAGGCGTTCGGGGTGCGGATCGTGTCGCACGTCGTCGCGATCGGCGCCGTCGACACCCCCGACGACGAGCCGCTGCCCGGCCCGGACGACCTGGAGCGGATCGACGCGAACCCGGTGCGCGCCTTCACCGAGGCCTCCGGCGCCGCGATGGCCGCCGAGATCGACGCCGCGCACGACGCCGGGGACACCCTCGGCGGGGTGATCGAGGTGATCGCCTACGGGATGCCGGTGGGCGTGGGCACCTACGTGCAGGCCGACCGCAGGCTCGACGCCCGGCTCGCATCCGCGCTGATGGGCATCCAGGCGATGAAGGGCGTCGAGATCGGCGACGGCTTCCGCACCGCGCACCGCCGCGGCAGCGTCGCGCACGACGAGATGATCCCCGCCGGGAAGCCGCAGGAGGGCCCGGCGGGCAGCGTGCCGGTCACCCGGCTGACCAACCGGGCCGGTGGCATCGAGGGCGGGATGACCAACGGCGAGCCGGTCCGGGTCCGGGTCGCGATGAAGCCGATCTCCACCGTGCCGCGCGCACTCCGGACGATCGACACCGTCACCGGCGAGGAGGCCACCGCGATCCACCAGCGCTCCGACGCGTGCGCCGTACCGCGGGCCGGCGTCGTCGTCGAGACGATGGTGGCGCTGGTGCTCGCCCAGGCCGCGCTGGAGAAGTTCGGTGGGGACTCGCTGGCCGAGACCCGGCGCAACGTCGCCGGCTACCTGGCGGGGCAGGACCGGTGA
- a CDS encoding shikimate kinase encodes MTATEGSTAAGAGPGPDPEGGPFLVIVGPPGSGKSTIGTLLAQRLGLAFDDTDALIVQRIRKPIAEMFVQDGEAAFRKLEHEVVAEQLRAGRGVLSLGGGAVLAAATRELLREHRVVALDVDLADGMRRTGMSTARPLLAGVNPRATFRALLAERAPLYAEVATVQVPTARRSPNQVAAAVLDALGLPGGEASDATPDAEDPHDRPTPRADSSLPAPGFGAPGPDHPLENR; translated from the coding sequence GTGACCGCCACCGAGGGCAGCACCGCCGCCGGGGCCGGGCCGGGGCCCGATCCGGAGGGCGGGCCGTTCCTGGTGATCGTCGGGCCGCCCGGCTCCGGGAAGTCGACGATCGGCACGCTGCTCGCGCAGCGTCTCGGGCTCGCCTTCGACGACACCGACGCGCTGATCGTGCAGCGGATCAGGAAGCCGATCGCCGAGATGTTCGTGCAGGACGGTGAGGCCGCGTTCCGGAAGCTGGAGCACGAGGTCGTCGCCGAGCAGCTGCGCGCCGGGCGCGGCGTGCTCTCGCTCGGCGGTGGCGCCGTGCTCGCCGCGGCCACCCGGGAGCTGTTGCGCGAACACCGGGTCGTCGCACTCGACGTCGATCTCGCCGACGGGATGCGCCGCACCGGCATGTCGACCGCCCGCCCGCTGCTGGCCGGGGTCAACCCGCGTGCCACGTTCCGCGCGCTGCTCGCCGAGCGCGCCCCGCTCTACGCCGAGGTCGCCACCGTGCAGGTGCCGACCGCGCGCCGCAGCCCGAACCAGGTGGCCGCCGCCGTGCTCGACGCGCTCGGGCTTCCCGGCGGCGAGGCGTCCGACGCCACGCCGGACGCCGAGGACCCGCACGACCGGCCCACCCCGCGCGCCGACTCCTCGCTGCCCGCGCCGGGCTTCGGCGCCCCCGGCCCGGACCACCCGTTGGAGAACCGATGA
- the aroB gene encoding 3-dehydroquinate synthase, translated as MTDPRRPELPDTSGDREPDGSVRIEVNAERPYPVLVGAGVANRLAEVVAGTGAGRVLVVHPPTLADRAEGARAELAAAGLAAFRIEVADAEAGKTLDSLAACWQACADAALSRADVVVGLGGGAVTDLAGFVAATWMRGVRVVQVPTTLLAMVDAAVGGKTGINTEAGKNLVGAFHEPTAVLVDLDTLRTLPREELVAGSAEVWKAGFIADPVILDRVRADPAAALDPAGPVLAELVRRSIRVKADVVGADLRESHLREILNYGHTLGHAVERREGYRWRHGNAVAVGLVFAAELARAAGRLDDATADLHREVLELVGLPTSYLPGVLPELVQSMRGDKKSRAGTLRFVVLDGLAKPARLEGPDPALLETAYAAISG; from the coding sequence ATGACCGATCCCCGCCGCCCGGAGCTGCCCGACACCTCCGGGGACCGCGAGCCGGACGGATCGGTCCGGATCGAGGTGAACGCCGAGCGGCCGTACCCGGTGCTGGTCGGGGCGGGCGTCGCGAACCGGCTGGCCGAGGTGGTCGCCGGGACCGGCGCGGGCCGGGTGCTCGTCGTGCACCCGCCGACGCTGGCCGATCGTGCGGAGGGTGCGCGCGCCGAGCTGGCCGCCGCCGGGCTCGCCGCGTTCCGGATCGAGGTCGCCGACGCCGAGGCGGGCAAGACCCTCGATTCGCTCGCCGCCTGCTGGCAGGCCTGCGCGGACGCCGCACTGAGCCGGGCGGACGTCGTCGTCGGCCTCGGCGGGGGAGCGGTCACCGATCTCGCCGGGTTCGTCGCCGCGACCTGGATGCGGGGCGTGCGGGTCGTGCAGGTGCCGACCACGCTGCTGGCGATGGTCGACGCCGCGGTCGGCGGCAAGACCGGGATCAACACCGAGGCCGGGAAGAACCTGGTCGGCGCCTTCCACGAGCCGACCGCGGTGCTCGTCGACCTGGACACGCTGCGGACACTGCCCCGCGAGGAGCTCGTCGCGGGCTCCGCCGAGGTCTGGAAGGCGGGGTTCATCGCCGATCCGGTGATCCTCGACCGGGTGCGCGCCGATCCGGCCGCCGCGCTCGACCCGGCCGGCCCGGTGCTCGCCGAGCTGGTGCGGCGTTCGATCCGGGTGAAGGCCGACGTCGTCGGGGCCGATCTGCGGGAGTCGCACCTGCGGGAGATCCTGAACTACGGCCACACCCTCGGGCACGCCGTCGAGCGGCGGGAGGGCTACCGCTGGCGACACGGCAACGCGGTCGCGGTCGGGCTGGTGTTCGCCGCGGAGCTCGCCCGCGCCGCCGGCCGGCTCGACGACGCCACCGCCGACCTGCACCGCGAGGTGCTGGAGCTGGTGGGGCTGCCGACGTCGTACCTGCCGGGGGTGCTCCCCGAGCTGGTGCAGAGCATGCGCGGGGACAAGAAGTCGCGGGCCGGGACACTGCGGTTCGTCGTCCTCGACGGGCTGGCGAAGCCGGCCCGGCTGGAGGGGCCCGATCCGGCACTGCTGGAGACGGCGTACGCCGCGATCAGCGGCTGA
- a CDS encoding HdeD family acid-resistance protein, with amino-acid sequence MADTTNIDDGTGASAPVGPAGNGAVSTQVRALVVLRGVLVLAFGLAVLLTPGLALLALIFVFAAYALVDGVAAIVLGIRHRAERPGWGWTVAQGVVSVIAGVVAFTLPASAAIAILFVIAFWAIMAGVVTAISANEVRKHGGPWGWIAGRAALDVLFGVLLLVWPASGILALLWLIGAFAVASGIVLIAQAFRSQTHPAIG; translated from the coding sequence ATGGCAGACACGACCAACATCGACGACGGGACCGGCGCCTCGGCGCCGGTGGGCCCGGCCGGGAACGGTGCGGTCTCCACGCAGGTACGCGCGCTCGTCGTGCTGCGTGGTGTCCTGGTTCTGGCGTTCGGGCTCGCGGTGCTGTTGACACCCGGGCTCGCGCTGCTGGCGCTGATCTTCGTGTTCGCGGCGTACGCGCTGGTCGACGGCGTCGCCGCGATCGTGCTCGGAATCCGGCACCGGGCCGAGCGCCCCGGCTGGGGCTGGACGGTCGCGCAGGGCGTGGTCTCGGTCATCGCCGGTGTCGTCGCGTTCACGCTGCCCGCGTCGGCGGCGATCGCGATCCTGTTCGTGATCGCGTTCTGGGCGATCATGGCGGGTGTCGTCACCGCGATCTCGGCGAACGAGGTCCGCAAGCACGGCGGGCCGTGGGGCTGGATCGCCGGCCGGGCGGCGCTCGACGTGCTGTTCGGTGTGCTGCTGCTGGTCTGGCCCGCCTCGGGGATCCTCGCGCTGCTCTGGCTGATCGGCGCGTTCGCCGTGGCGTCCGGGATCGTGCTGATCGCCCAGGCGTTCCGGTCGCAGACGCACCCGGCCATCGGCTGA
- a CDS encoding AI-2E family transporter yields MPENASLPRAATVLLGAAGAVVAAAGLYAAAWLVGPVFLALVVVIVVHPLHGRLRRAGVPGWLATTVLLLAIYGLLLAQSAVVVVSIARLVTVLPGYAAEANQLVSGFTAQAAAFGVGAEQLQALASSLDARRVTTLAAGMLLQVAGLAGNLIFLFSLLLFLGIESTAASARLDAVAAVRPAIADALRRFAYGTRRFLVVTTVVGLVTGLLDAVLLAALGVPLAVLWGLLVFITNYIPYIGFWIGFFPPVLLALLAGGPGMALAVSVVFIVLNFVLTSLVQPRFVGNAVGLSVSVTLVALVFWAWLLGPLGAVLAVPLTLLVKLLLVDADPRAQWMDALLGSTPVAAPAGGPAAPDPAADDTGTSGTFDPTDPAPGAGPFPEPTSDPAPAGRPLDAGPQAAPDARQP; encoded by the coding sequence ATGCCGGAGAACGCCTCGCTCCCCCGTGCCGCGACCGTCCTGCTCGGAGCGGCGGGAGCCGTCGTCGCGGCCGCCGGGCTGTACGCCGCCGCCTGGCTCGTCGGACCGGTGTTCCTGGCACTGGTGGTGGTGATCGTGGTGCATCCGCTGCACGGCAGGCTGCGCCGGGCCGGGGTGCCGGGCTGGCTCGCCACGACGGTGCTGCTGCTCGCGATCTACGGACTGCTGCTGGCGCAGTCCGCGGTGGTCGTCGTCTCGATCGCCCGGCTGGTCACGGTGCTGCCCGGCTACGCGGCCGAGGCGAACCAGCTCGTCTCCGGATTCACCGCGCAGGCCGCGGCGTTCGGCGTCGGCGCCGAGCAGCTGCAGGCGCTGGCGTCGTCGCTGGACGCCCGGCGGGTCACCACCCTCGCCGCCGGGATGCTGCTGCAGGTCGCCGGGCTGGCCGGGAACCTGATCTTCCTGTTCTCGCTGCTGCTGTTCCTCGGGATCGAGTCCACCGCCGCCTCGGCGCGACTCGACGCCGTCGCCGCCGTCCGCCCGGCGATCGCCGACGCGCTGCGCCGGTTCGCCTACGGGACCCGCCGGTTCCTGGTCGTCACGACGGTGGTCGGCCTGGTCACCGGCCTTCTCGACGCCGTGCTGCTGGCCGCGCTCGGAGTACCGCTGGCGGTGCTGTGGGGGCTGCTGGTGTTCATCACCAACTACATCCCCTACATCGGGTTCTGGATCGGGTTCTTCCCGCCGGTGCTGCTGGCGCTGCTGGCCGGCGGCCCCGGGATGGCGCTGGCCGTGTCGGTGGTGTTCATCGTGCTCAACTTCGTGCTGACCTCGCTGGTGCAGCCCCGGTTCGTCGGCAACGCGGTCGGGCTCTCGGTGTCGGTGACCCTGGTCGCGCTGGTGTTCTGGGCCTGGCTGCTCGGTCCGCTCGGCGCGGTGCTGGCGGTGCCGCTGACCCTGTTGGTGAAGCTGCTGCTGGTGGACGCCGACCCGCGCGCGCAGTGGATGGACGCGCTGCTCGGCAGCACTCCGGTCGCGGCCCCGGCGGGCGGGCCGGCGGCACCGGATCCGGCCGCCGACGACACCGGGACGAGCGGGACCTTCGACCCGACCGACCCCGCTCCCGGAGCGGGACCATTCCCCGAGCCGACGTCCGATCCGGCGCCAGCGGGCCGGCCTCTCGACGCCGGCCCGCAGGCGGCCCCGGACGCACGACAACCCTGA